From the Natrarchaeobaculum aegyptiacum genome, one window contains:
- a CDS encoding presenilin family intramembrane aspartyl protease PSH: protein MNHRFRVLAAVGVTVALFLAVQLGALALIEPFYESDRQAVDDPQNPTNSILYFGIILVATGFMLATFRYDLEWLIRATIVAVSVMLAGFVFTEFVPSAVTVGPVNVLAWLAALVVGIALLVYPEWYVIDLTGIVMGAGAAALFGISFGLLPAILLLSVLAVYDAVSVYGTEHMLDLAEGVMDLKIPVILIVPTSLSYSYLALGGEEAVGDEDSADQDSETGHHDGDDGNTEPATGDETDEEDLLERDALYIGLGDAVIPTILVVSAAFFLEVEPLDVPGLVVNLPALGAIVGTIAGLLVLMYMVLKGRAHAGLPLLNGGAIGGYLLGALASGVSILTALGL from the coding sequence ATGAACCATCGGTTTCGGGTCCTCGCTGCGGTGGGCGTGACTGTCGCGCTCTTTCTCGCCGTCCAGCTCGGCGCACTGGCGCTGATCGAGCCGTTCTACGAGTCCGACCGTCAGGCCGTCGACGACCCCCAGAATCCGACCAACAGCATCCTTTACTTCGGGATCATCCTCGTCGCGACGGGCTTCATGCTCGCGACGTTCAGGTACGACCTCGAGTGGCTCATCCGGGCGACGATCGTCGCCGTGAGCGTCATGCTCGCCGGGTTCGTCTTCACGGAGTTCGTCCCGTCGGCGGTCACCGTCGGACCGGTGAACGTCCTCGCCTGGCTCGCTGCCCTCGTCGTCGGAATCGCCCTGCTGGTCTACCCCGAGTGGTACGTCATCGACCTCACGGGGATCGTGATGGGGGCGGGCGCGGCGGCACTCTTCGGGATCAGCTTCGGGCTCTTGCCGGCGATCCTCCTCCTCTCGGTACTCGCGGTCTACGACGCCGTCAGCGTCTACGGCACCGAACACATGCTCGACCTCGCCGAGGGGGTCATGGACCTCAAGATCCCCGTGATCCTCATCGTCCCCACCTCGCTGTCGTACTCCTACCTCGCGCTCGGCGGTGAGGAGGCCGTGGGGGACGAGGACTCGGCTGATCAGGATTCCGAGACTGGCCACCACGACGGCGACGACGGAAACACCGAACCAGCTACTGGCGACGAAACGGACGAGGAGGACCTCCTCGAGCGCGACGCCCTCTACATCGGCCTCGGCGACGCCGTCATCCCGACGATCCTCGTCGTGAGCGCGGCCTTCTTCCTCGAGGTCGAGCCGCTCGACGTCCCCGGACTGGTCGTCAACCTTCCCGCACTCGGTGCTATCGTCGGGACCATCGCCGGCCTCCTCGTGCTCATGTACATGGTCCTGAAGGGGCGCGCACACGCGGGACTCCCGCTGCTCAACGGCGGTGCGATCGGCGGCTACCTGCTTGGCGCACTCGCCAGCGGCGTCTCGATTCTCACCGCCCTCGGCCTGTAA
- a CDS encoding DUF6517 family protein, translated as MDRQRREGLGRRRALATLGAVGVGLTAGCLERVTERVGEMTSFAASPAVVDPAVADDADFEYRATQARVETASVAGQTLELTSYLSRYVRSRSIPFEAFGDGDLEVAAVLVATTPNVGVAGETVNPVAEMGHSDVAGMLDDRFDVISGDLEFDPDVDLDVDEDAGPQDERSVSVSAFDGEIEFATFDGVATVEDVGEVDVNVDVSRPDAGGDHVVVAGVYPAEGLVEAVFGDETDLGMGGLLGGDEGGDALAGEETDASSIDEMTGAINHGDDVAIDLEEKSEEGGGLWGGG; from the coding sequence ATGGACAGGCAGCGACGTGAGGGGCTGGGGCGACGCCGCGCCCTCGCGACGCTCGGTGCGGTGGGAGTCGGGCTGACTGCGGGGTGTCTCGAGAGGGTTACAGAGCGCGTTGGCGAGATGACGTCGTTTGCAGCGTCACCAGCGGTCGTCGATCCAGCCGTCGCCGACGACGCCGATTTCGAGTACCGCGCCACCCAGGCCCGCGTCGAGACGGCGTCGGTCGCAGGACAGACCCTCGAGTTGACGAGTTACCTCAGCCGCTACGTCCGGTCCCGGTCGATCCCGTTCGAGGCCTTCGGTGACGGCGACCTCGAGGTCGCGGCCGTTCTCGTGGCGACGACGCCGAACGTCGGGGTCGCGGGTGAGACGGTCAATCCCGTCGCGGAGATGGGGCACTCGGACGTCGCGGGGATGCTCGACGACCGGTTCGACGTGATCAGCGGCGACCTCGAGTTCGATCCGGACGTCGACCTCGACGTCGACGAGGACGCTGGCCCGCAGGACGAGCGGTCGGTATCCGTTTCTGCATTCGATGGTGAAATCGAGTTCGCGACGTTCGACGGCGTCGCCACCGTCGAGGACGTCGGTGAGGTCGACGTAAACGTAGACGTGAGTCGGCCCGACGCCGGTGGGGATCACGTCGTCGTGGCCGGTGTCTATCCCGCGGAGGGGCTGGTGGAGGCCGTGTTCGGGGACGAGACGGACCTGGGCATGGGTGGCCTGCTCGGAGGTGACGAGGGTGGCGACGCACTCGCGGGAGAGGAGACGGACGCCTCGAGCATCGACGAAATGACCGGGGCCATCAACCACGGTGACGACGTTGCAATCGACCTCGAGGAGAAATCGGAGGAGGGCGGAGGACTGTGGGGTGGCGGGTGA
- the btuC gene encoding vitamin B12 ABC transporter permease BtuC, with translation MHSPVRTVGWTLGLVALLVVVVIGSAALGPVRIDPVTVALASLNAISVPTGIVLEGTITIPRVDVSIPRPGLEFRPLFGFDVPGTSQTIVENIRLPRIVLAAVVGCALAAAGTVMQGFFRNPLADPSIIGVSTGAAAGAVAAIAFPALIPVGLHVAAFGGALATAFLVYAIATEGGRTPVATLLLAGVAVQAFLGALISYMLVHSGDSLREAVLWMMGRLSYSNWGDVQFALPVTVVGVGVLLAFSRELNVLLLGEEDAHHLGVDVERTKLLLLALASVVTAAGVAVAGVIGFVGLVVPHIMRLIVGPDHRILLPTSAVAGAVFLVATDTVARVGVVEIPVGIVTAALGAPFFLFLLVRREVHAL, from the coding sequence ATGCACTCGCCGGTCAGGACAGTCGGGTGGACACTCGGGCTGGTGGCGCTGCTCGTCGTCGTCGTCATCGGGAGCGCCGCACTCGGTCCAGTCCGGATCGATCCCGTTACCGTCGCGCTGGCGAGTCTGAACGCTATCTCGGTCCCGACCGGAATCGTCCTCGAGGGAACGATCACGATTCCGCGTGTCGACGTCTCGATCCCCCGTCCGGGGCTCGAGTTCCGTCCACTGTTCGGGTTCGACGTTCCCGGGACCAGCCAGACGATCGTCGAAAACATTCGGTTACCCCGAATCGTTCTCGCGGCAGTCGTCGGATGTGCACTTGCAGCCGCCGGCACCGTGATGCAGGGGTTCTTCCGCAACCCACTCGCCGACCCGTCGATCATCGGCGTCTCGACGGGCGCTGCCGCGGGCGCGGTCGCGGCGATCGCCTTCCCCGCCCTGATTCCAGTCGGCCTCCACGTCGCGGCATTCGGGGGCGCACTCGCGACCGCGTTTCTCGTCTACGCGATCGCGACCGAGGGCGGCCGGACGCCAGTCGCGACTCTCCTGCTCGCCGGCGTCGCCGTCCAGGCATTTCTCGGCGCGCTGATCTCCTACATGCTCGTCCACAGCGGTGACAGTCTCCGGGAGGCCGTCCTCTGGATGATGGGCCGACTGAGCTACAGCAACTGGGGTGACGTCCAGTTCGCCCTGCCTGTTACCGTCGTCGGTGTTGGCGTTCTCCTCGCGTTCTCCCGGGAATTGAACGTCCTCTTACTCGGTGAGGAAGACGCCCACCACCTCGGCGTCGACGTCGAGCGAACCAAACTCCTGTTGCTCGCGCTCGCGAGCGTCGTCACCGCAGCTGGCGTCGCCGTCGCCGGCGTCATCGGCTTCGTCGGCCTCGTCGTTCCGCACATCATGCGACTGATCGTCGGTCCCGACCACCGGATCCTCCTGCCGACGAGCGCCGTCGCTGGCGCTGTCTTCCTCGTCGCGACGGACACCGTCGCCCGCGTCGGCGTGGTCGAAATCCCGGTCGGGATCGTCACCGCCGCCCTCGGGGCCCCCTTCTTCCTCTTCTTGCTGGTCAGACGGGAGGTACACGCACTATGA
- a CDS encoding H/ACA ribonucleoprotein complex subunit GAR1 — protein sequence MRRVGSVVRTAQGLAILRADPSSDGDQYRHEIGTMVLDDSLEEVGRVVDVFGPVDQPYLAVTPEDVHLPSLVGATLYAR from the coding sequence ATGCGCCGCGTTGGCTCCGTCGTCCGGACCGCACAGGGACTCGCGATCCTCCGGGCGGATCCCTCGAGTGACGGCGACCAGTATCGACACGAAATCGGCACGATGGTGCTCGACGACTCGCTCGAGGAGGTCGGCCGCGTCGTCGACGTCTTCGGGCCCGTCGACCAGCCCTATCTGGCAGTGACGCCCGAGGACGTCCACCTCCCATCGCTCGTCGGCGCGACGCTCTACGCCCGCTAG
- a CDS encoding PGF-CTERM-anchored ABC transporter substrate-binding protein, with amino-acid sequence MERTFDVRQALTVVMGAILICSLFAPAAVGGVMADGGQQITLEADDDSMADGSDDSDGSDDDGSDDSDGSDDDGSDDSDGSDDDGSDDSDGSDDDGSDDSDGSDDDGSDDSDGSDDDGSDDSDGSDDDGSDDSDGSDDDGSDDSDGSDDDGSDDSDGSDDDGSDDSDGSDDDGSDDSDGSDDDGSDDSDGSDDDGSDDSDGSDDDGSDDSDGSDDDGSDDSDGSDDDGSDDSDGSDDDGSDDSDGSDAATDLECEFPLERTDARGETVSLEEEPTDIVTLYPGDAQLAFQIGIEDRVVGMPIGQYTDSLEVDDQTDISGDDGVTVDVETVIDLEPDLVLAGNIALSEEDLLETLEDADIPVYVLDTANSIDDVEENVVITGELSGECTGGQETLDRMDDRLSDIDDDVADVDEPLAYYASDAEGATFGTGTFQHDVLEAAGLENLAANADVEGWGEISPEVVVAEDPDWIVYPDSDFIDESDIRDSFGGTSAVEDDNIVAVDDNAMSQPAPDVIYVVENLVETIHQSSDEETSSGSSSSSGSSSSSGSSSSGSSSTTSADDDDDEADDEVDDDGVDDDETDEDDTEEDDAADDDAESDDDAADDDTQTDDGAGTDADEIGDDDPEPIFTGDDAVPAVGMQGALLALIAFALIAGSRRSS; translated from the coding sequence ATGGAACGCACGTTCGATGTGAGACAGGCGCTCACAGTTGTGATGGGGGCGATACTCATCTGTTCGCTCTTCGCACCGGCAGCCGTCGGCGGTGTGATGGCGGATGGAGGTCAACAGATTACACTCGAGGCGGACGACGATTCGATGGCTGACGGGTCGGATGATTCGGACGGGTCGGACGATGATGGATCGGATGATTCGGACGGGTCGGACGATGATGGATCGGATGATTCGGACGGGTCGGACGATGATGGATCGGATGATTCGGACGGGTCGGACGATGATGGATCGGATGATTCGGACGGGTCGGACGATGATGGATCGGATGATTCGGACGGGTCGGACGATGATGGATCGGATGATTCGGACGGGTCGGACGATGATGGATCGGATGATTCGGACGGGTCGGACGATGATGGATCGGATGATTCGGACGGGTCGGACGATGATGGATCGGATGATTCGGACGGGTCGGACGATGATGGATCGGATGATTCGGACGGGTCGGACGATGATGGATCGGATGATTCGGACGGGTCGGACGATGATGGATCGGATGATTCGGACGGGTCGGACGATGATGGATCGGATGATTCGGACGGGTCGGACGATGATGGATCGGATGATTCGGACGGGTCGGACGATGATGGATCGGATGATTCGGACGGGTCAGACGATGATGGATCGGATGATTCGGACGGGTCAGACGATGATGGATCGGATGATTCGGACGGGTCGGACGCCGCAACTGATCTCGAGTGTGAATTCCCGCTCGAGCGAACGGACGCCCGCGGTGAGACAGTCTCACTCGAGGAAGAGCCGACGGATATCGTAACGCTGTACCCCGGTGACGCCCAGCTGGCGTTCCAGATCGGAATCGAAGATCGGGTCGTGGGGATGCCGATCGGGCAGTACACTGACTCCCTGGAGGTCGACGATCAGACGGACATCAGTGGCGACGACGGCGTGACGGTGGACGTCGAGACGGTCATCGATCTGGAGCCGGATCTTGTACTCGCGGGTAACATCGCGCTTTCTGAGGAGGACCTCCTCGAGACGCTCGAGGATGCAGACATTCCTGTCTACGTGCTTGACACTGCGAACTCGATCGACGACGTCGAAGAGAACGTCGTGATCACTGGTGAACTCTCGGGTGAGTGTACCGGTGGCCAGGAGACCCTCGATAGGATGGATGACCGTCTCTCCGATATCGACGACGATGTGGCTGACGTGGACGAACCGCTGGCGTACTACGCCAGTGACGCCGAAGGAGCGACCTTCGGCACTGGTACCTTCCAGCACGACGTGCTCGAGGCCGCGGGTCTCGAGAACCTTGCCGCGAACGCTGATGTGGAGGGATGGGGTGAGATCAGTCCTGAGGTCGTGGTCGCAGAGGACCCCGACTGGATCGTGTACCCTGATTCCGACTTTATCGATGAATCCGATATTCGTGATTCGTTCGGAGGGACGTCCGCCGTTGAGGATGACAACATCGTTGCCGTCGACGACAACGCGATGAGCCAGCCGGCACCGGACGTTATCTACGTGGTCGAAAACCTCGTGGAAACGATCCACCAATCGAGCGACGAGGAAACGAGTTCCGGATCGAGCAGCAGTAGCGGGAGTTCGTCCTCCAGTGGCAGTTCCTCCTCTGGCAGCTCCTCAACGACCAGTGCGGATGACGACGATGACGAGGCAGACGACGAAGTGGACGACGACGGAGTGGACGACGACGAGACCGACGAGGATGACACCGAGGAAGACGACGCCGCGGACGACGATGCCGAGTCGGACGACGACGCAGCGGACGACGATACCCAGACAGACGACGGAGCAGGTACCGATGCAGACGAGATAGGAGACGACGACCCCGAACCGATCTTCACCGGTGACGACGCAGTTCCAGCAGTCGGTATGCAGGGAGCACTGCTCGCGCTGATTGCGTTCGCCCTGATTGCCGGTAGCCGCCGCTCGAGCTAA
- a CDS encoding DUF4157 domain-containing protein, translating to MSLRRTLEQVVNTEGRETVEQWADEGMPVEIMGDSEKMAAFRTRQAQSPDAVPTDIERQNELSKHRNRYTHLDDDRSGETAVPDPVRRVLSTPGQSLDAAVQSDLAERLGDRFDDVTIHTGPEAARACESVDARAFTVGSHVVFNHGEFDPDSATGKYLLAHELVHTRQQTDGRVTRLPADNQLEVRDSSSAYEREADEFASEALRSDAGVGSLTPSQAALSVQRMHKHELLEVLDDELEEDLPEEFEDGLPEEVLEKLPEALREGYENGHPAFTRAYERTFDNATFPELTREAVRNNERYGGEGSAHWTWEEIQNSLLFNDREGIENLSEREQRTLALFMNESDEIAAQFGEAIERHWQGLSGGEYLAASMENATAGAIVDISTGQPFVSTAAGVFSGPIRAQVEYQVDKRLPKDYDEYGKVELLRDLVAEVTEGDEDRAEQATEEASASPNEGQLNDSNYFNSQTNLEENNESESHNSLIDPGQIKSNLEDLSRIDSNQWVKLSQDKREEYLKTLQQSGLTSRVLVGTMASVDPDTIDEISVTDYAKTGASSAGVTGTVTTGSKAGVDAIKSNSVDFPATVNSGLTKGGVKGVATVLTKFGLEVSGSRGKLTAVGDALEHRAKRVKGIRRERAAGLDSSQEYDELVHALLHVLDEEDLLEEYYHG from the coding sequence GTGTCTCTCAGGCGAACGCTCGAGCAGGTAGTAAACACCGAAGGTCGTGAGACAGTCGAACAGTGGGCCGACGAAGGGATGCCAGTCGAGATAATGGGTGATTCTGAGAAGATGGCTGCGTTCCGAACGCGGCAAGCGCAGTCTCCTGACGCAGTTCCGACTGATATCGAACGGCAGAACGAGCTGTCGAAACACCGAAACAGATACACTCACCTGGATGATGACCGGTCTGGAGAAACAGCCGTTCCCGACCCTGTTCGCCGAGTTCTCTCCACACCTGGGCAGTCGCTGGATGCGGCGGTCCAGTCGGACTTGGCCGAGCGTCTGGGTGATCGTTTCGACGACGTCACGATTCATACCGGCCCGGAAGCGGCGAGAGCCTGCGAGTCGGTCGACGCCCGCGCGTTCACCGTGGGCTCGCACGTCGTGTTCAATCACGGCGAGTTCGATCCGGACAGCGCCACAGGCAAGTACCTGCTTGCCCACGAACTGGTGCATACTCGCCAGCAGACAGACGGGCGCGTCACTCGGTTGCCAGCCGACAACCAACTCGAGGTGCGAGATTCCTCGAGTGCGTACGAGCGTGAGGCGGACGAGTTTGCCAGTGAGGCGCTCCGATCGGATGCTGGCGTGGGGTCGCTCACGCCGAGCCAAGCAGCCCTGTCCGTCCAGCGGATGCACAAACACGAACTCCTCGAGGTCCTCGACGACGAACTCGAGGAGGACCTGCCCGAGGAGTTCGAGGACGGCCTGCCGGAGGAGGTCCTCGAAAAGCTGCCGGAGGCGCTGCGTGAGGGGTATGAAAACGGCCATCCAGCGTTTACGCGGGCCTACGAGCGAACGTTCGACAACGCGACGTTTCCTGAGCTGACGAGGGAAGCGGTCCGGAACAACGAACGATACGGCGGTGAAGGGTCGGCCCACTGGACCTGGGAAGAGATCCAGAACTCACTCCTGTTCAATGACCGCGAGGGAATCGAGAACCTCAGCGAGCGCGAGCAGCGAACACTGGCGCTGTTCATGAACGAGTCCGATGAGATTGCCGCCCAGTTCGGTGAAGCGATCGAGCGTCACTGGCAGGGCCTCTCCGGTGGTGAGTACTTGGCCGCCTCGATGGAGAACGCGACTGCCGGGGCGATAGTAGACATTTCGACGGGCCAACCATTCGTTTCGACGGCAGCCGGTGTGTTCTCCGGACCGATCCGAGCGCAAGTGGAGTACCAGGTGGACAAGCGCCTGCCGAAGGACTATGATGAATATGGGAAGGTAGAGCTCCTACGTGATTTAGTCGCAGAGGTGACTGAAGGGGATGAAGATAGGGCTGAGCAGGCGACTGAAGAAGCATCGGCCAGTCCGAACGAAGGCCAACTCAATGACTCAAATTACTTTAATTCTCAAACGAATTTAGAAGAAAATAATGAGTCCGAGTCTCACAACTCTCTAATTGATCCAGGTCAAATCAAGTCCAATTTAGAGGATCTCAGCAGAATCGATAGCAATCAGTGGGTGAAGTTAAGCCAAGATAAACGAGAAGAGTACCTCAAAACGTTACAACAGTCAGGCCTTACGTCACGTGTATTAGTCGGCACGATGGCGTCGGTTGATCCGGACACGATCGATGAGATTAGTGTGACAGACTACGCTAAAACGGGTGCGTCCAGTGCGGGCGTGACGGGGACGGTAACAACTGGAAGCAAAGCCGGTGTAGACGCAATCAAATCGAATTCCGTCGATTTTCCCGCAACTGTGAATTCGGGCTTGACTAAAGGAGGCGTGAAAGGTGTTGCTACTGTTTTGACAAAATTCGGTCTGGAAGTGTCTGGATCGAGAGGGAAACTCACAGCAGTTGGTGACGCCCTCGAACACCGAGCCAAACGCGTCAAAGGGATTCGCAGAGAGCGAGCTGCCGGCCTTGACTCCTCGCAAGAGTACGACGAACTGGTCCATGCACTCTTACACGTATTAGATGAGGAGGACCTGTTGGAGGAATATTATCATGGGTAA
- a CDS encoding PAS domain-containing sensor histidine kinase, with protein sequence MDCHRALVEYLGGEDPASRVSTFFEQMVEGVGVGVGAVGEHGRFVYVNERYADLVGRSRADLVGAEVGDVNPDLDQSRFDDYWKSFSMGETRVYEGAHRTSRGDEIPIQVHVTRVEIAGSEFNVGTIKDVTELRQRREQLDVLRRVLRHDLRNRLNVVSGYVELIELQLDGDDELRDHFEQIQSEIEHLLATSENSRRLEELLDATVAGSDSERTALDLHGLLEDAVATTRKKFPEATISYDPLDAESTSVRVLAAEFLGQAITHVLSNAVIHNDAADPRVEVTTRVRGDRVLLSIADNGPGIDDDRKDLVFGREERDQLHHGRGFGLFFVGNVVEKSGGEIWIDDNDPRGAIFRIELPLER encoded by the coding sequence ATGGACTGTCACCGGGCGCTGGTCGAGTATCTCGGCGGGGAGGATCCCGCGAGCCGGGTCTCGACGTTCTTCGAGCAGATGGTCGAGGGAGTCGGCGTCGGCGTTGGCGCGGTCGGCGAGCACGGCCGATTCGTTTACGTGAACGAACGCTACGCCGACCTCGTTGGGCGCTCTCGAGCCGACCTCGTCGGAGCCGAGGTCGGCGACGTCAACCCGGACCTCGATCAGTCCCGGTTCGACGACTACTGGAAGTCCTTTTCGATGGGCGAGACGCGCGTATACGAGGGCGCTCATCGGACGTCCCGGGGCGACGAGATCCCAATTCAGGTCCACGTCACTCGCGTCGAAATCGCGGGAAGCGAGTTCAACGTCGGAACGATCAAGGACGTCACGGAACTCAGGCAGCGCCGGGAACAGCTCGACGTCCTCCGCCGCGTACTTAGACACGACCTGCGAAATCGGCTCAACGTCGTCTCGGGGTACGTCGAGTTGATCGAACTCCAGCTCGATGGTGACGACGAGTTGCGCGATCACTTCGAACAGATCCAGTCGGAGATCGAACACCTGCTCGCGACCTCCGAGAACTCGAGGCGGCTCGAGGAGTTGCTCGACGCGACCGTCGCGGGCTCAGACTCCGAACGAACGGCTCTCGACCTGCACGGGCTGCTCGAGGACGCGGTCGCGACGACCAGAAAGAAGTTCCCGGAGGCGACGATCAGCTACGACCCCCTCGACGCCGAATCGACGTCGGTCCGGGTACTGGCCGCCGAATTCCTCGGACAGGCGATCACGCACGTGCTCTCGAATGCGGTTATCCACAACGACGCAGCGGATCCTCGCGTCGAGGTTACGACGCGTGTTCGAGGCGACCGCGTCCTGCTCTCGATCGCCGACAACGGCCCCGGGATCGACGACGATCGCAAGGACCTCGTCTTCGGCCGCGAGGAACGCGATCAGCTCCACCACGGCCGCGGGTTCGGACTCTTCTTCGTGGGCAACGTCGTCGAGAAAAGCGGCGGCGAGATCTGGATCGACGACAACGACCCTCGTGGTGCGATTTTCAGGATCGAACTTCCACTCGAGCGGTAA
- a CDS encoding ATP-binding cassette domain-containing protein, which translates to MSDTDPAPTIAIESLARSFGDHDVLEDVSLTVEPGELVGLVGPNGAGKTTLLRAASGALEPDTGRVEVDGVDLHAASSKTASRLVAVVPQDTALSFSFPVRDVVAMGRYPHRSRFSPATDDDRRAVDRALERTRTVDLADRTIDEISGGQRQRVIVARAIAQETPALLLDEPTASLDVNHQLETLELVREVVDDGTAAMAAIHDLSLAARYCDRLALLAGGTIRQVGPPGEVLTADAVGDAFDASAVVATDPVSGATSITALPNRRSAAEADSDSRAGKRATVHEETSTDDHDQVHVLGAGPIASSAVARLTLAGVRPSIGPLPAGDAITETAAQFDLETFETGPFSAPSASITDDVIAAIGRADAVVVADPILGDDGAFDRILEAVLDADIVVGVSDGPDASGTSGRVHTARGVVDPERVPAHSLESLAKRLQTARVVDLESIVDVVEYELEHGGDREREDTVDHGLTDPGRVRDERTETIEDASAESSSSTTGTARSAGTRRDSSASMTSRERESAVDAETDGGVTSPDRSDDASGRSSDEGD; encoded by the coding sequence ATGAGCGATACAGACCCAGCACCCACCATCGCCATCGAAAGCCTCGCTCGCTCGTTCGGCGACCACGACGTCCTCGAGGACGTCTCCCTGACCGTCGAACCGGGCGAACTCGTCGGCCTCGTCGGCCCGAACGGCGCTGGCAAGACAACGCTCCTCCGGGCTGCAAGCGGCGCACTCGAGCCCGACACCGGGCGCGTCGAGGTCGACGGCGTGGACCTCCACGCCGCGTCCTCCAAGACCGCCAGCCGACTCGTCGCGGTCGTCCCGCAGGACACCGCCCTGTCGTTTTCGTTCCCCGTCAGGGACGTCGTCGCGATGGGACGGTACCCCCACCGGTCGCGATTCTCGCCCGCCACCGACGACGACCGACGGGCCGTCGACCGGGCCCTCGAGCGGACACGGACGGTCGACCTCGCCGATCGAACCATCGACGAGATCAGCGGCGGCCAGCGCCAGCGGGTCATCGTCGCGCGCGCGATCGCTCAGGAGACTCCCGCACTCCTGCTCGACGAACCCACCGCCAGCCTCGACGTCAATCACCAGCTCGAGACGCTCGAGCTCGTCCGGGAGGTCGTCGACGATGGGACGGCCGCGATGGCGGCGATTCACGACCTCTCGCTGGCCGCCCGATACTGCGATCGGCTGGCGTTGCTCGCCGGTGGAACGATCCGTCAGGTGGGCCCGCCAGGGGAGGTCCTGACCGCCGACGCCGTCGGCGACGCTTTCGACGCGAGCGCGGTCGTCGCGACCGATCCGGTGTCGGGGGCGACGTCGATCACGGCGTTGCCGAACCGAAGATCGGCCGCAGAGGCCGATTCGGACTCGAGAGCCGGTAAGCGGGCGACTGTCCACGAGGAAACGAGTACGGACGATCACGACCAGGTCCACGTCCTCGGGGCCGGTCCGATCGCCTCGAGCGCGGTCGCCCGGCTCACACTCGCCGGCGTTCGCCCCTCGATCGGCCCGCTTCCCGCTGGAGACGCCATCACAGAGACCGCAGCGCAGTTCGACCTCGAGACGTTCGAAACCGGACCGTTCAGCGCACCGTCAGCGTCGATCACGGATGACGTGATCGCTGCAATCGGCCGGGCCGACGCGGTCGTCGTCGCCGACCCGATCCTCGGGGACGACGGGGCGTTCGACCGCATTCTGGAGGCGGTGCTGGACGCCGACATCGTCGTCGGCGTCAGCGACGGACCGGACGCTTCAGGGACGTCGGGACGAGTCCACACCGCTCGCGGCGTCGTCGATCCTGAACGTGTCCCTGCACACTCACTCGAGTCGCTCGCAAAGCGCCTCCAGACGGCGCGGGTTGTCGACCTCGAGTCGATCGTGGACGTGGTCGAGTACGAACTCGAGCACGGAGGCGATCGTGAACGCGAGGATACAGTCGATCACGGACTCACGGACCCCGGTCGAGTGCGCGACGAACGAACCGAGACGATCGAAGACGCGTCGGCCGAATCGTCGTCATCGACCACAGGCACAGCACGATCGGCTGGGACGCGTCGTGACTCGAGTGCGTCGATGACGTCGCGAGAGCGCGAGTCGGCGGTCGATGCGGAGACCGACGGTGGCGTCACGTCGCCGGATCGATCGGACGACGCGAGTGGCCGGTCGAGCGATGAAGGCGACTGA
- the srp19 gene encoding signal recognition particle subunit SRP19 produces the protein MVENVIWPAYLDADRSRSEGRRVPQDLAVSDPSVEEIAKAVQQIGYDATVERDKAYSREPWTDRGRVVVRGADDSTKNDLVQAVAAYVVAMRE, from the coding sequence ATGGTCGAGAACGTCATCTGGCCCGCCTACCTCGATGCCGATCGCTCGCGTTCGGAGGGGCGACGCGTCCCACAGGACCTCGCCGTCTCCGATCCCTCCGTCGAAGAGATCGCGAAAGCCGTCCAGCAGATCGGCTACGACGCCACTGTCGAACGCGACAAAGCCTACTCGAGAGAGCCCTGGACCGACCGGGGACGCGTCGTCGTCCGCGGTGCCGACGACTCCACGAAGAACGACCTCGTTCAGGCCGTCGCGGCGTACGTCGTCGCGATGCGCGAGTGA